A single window of Senegalia massiliensis DNA harbors:
- a CDS encoding M20 metallopeptidase family protein: protein MNNIIKKSQDIKGWLIDIRRDFHMHPELGTEEYRTQDKICNILEKLNIEYKKGIADTGVVGIIRGNYKGKTIALRADMDALPIVERNNVEYKSKIDGKMHACGHDAHVTILLGVANILMEMKEEIKGNIKLIFQPAEETIGGAERMIKEGVMENPKVDAVFGLHMAPEIPVGKIGIKYGKMNASSDTLNIQIFGQSTHGAYPHSGVDSIVIASQVINALQTIVSRKVSPIDSVVISIGQINGGTANNIISNSVKMKGTLRTLSPKTRDMAIKNIKDIVENIPKTMGGKGKFIREEGYMSLINSDNMVNLVRESVNQLLGEKNVIRIDSPSLGVEDFSYFLKDTNGAFFRLGCRNEEKDIIYDGHSDRFDIDEDSLPIGVAIQVLNVIKFLK, encoded by the coding sequence ATGAATAATATAATAAAGAAATCCCAAGATATAAAGGGTTGGTTAATAGATATAAGAAGAGATTTTCATATGCATCCAGAACTTGGTACAGAAGAATATAGAACTCAAGATAAAATATGTAATATATTAGAAAAGTTAAATATTGAATATAAAAAAGGGATTGCAGATACTGGAGTAGTAGGTATTATAAGAGGTAATTATAAAGGAAAAACCATAGCCCTTAGAGCAGATATGGATGCTTTACCTATAGTTGAAAGAAATAATGTAGAATATAAGTCTAAAATAGATGGGAAAATGCATGCATGTGGACATGATGCACATGTGACAATATTACTTGGTGTAGCAAATATATTAATGGAAATGAAAGAGGAGATAAAGGGGAATATAAAACTTATATTTCAACCAGCAGAAGAAACTATAGGTGGGGCAGAACGAATGATAAAAGAAGGTGTAATGGAGAATCCAAAAGTAGACGCAGTATTTGGTCTTCATATGGCTCCAGAAATACCTGTTGGAAAAATAGGTATAAAATATGGAAAAATGAATGCATCATCTGATACATTAAATATACAAATTTTTGGTCAAAGTACACATGGCGCTTATCCCCATAGTGGAGTTGATAGTATTGTAATAGCCTCTCAAGTTATAAATGCACTTCAAACTATAGTGAGTAGAAAAGTAAGTCCTATTGATTCAGTAGTAATATCCATAGGACAAATAAATGGAGGAACAGCTAATAATATTATTTCAAATTCAGTTAAAATGAAAGGCACACTTAGAACGTTATCACCTAAAACTAGAGATATGGCTATTAAGAATATAAAAGATATAGTAGAAAATATTCCAAAAACAATGGGAGGAAAAGGAAAATTTATAAGGGAAGAAGGATATATGTCTTTAATAAATAGTGATAACATGGTAAACTTAGTAAGAGAGAGTGTAAATCAGTTATTAGGAGAAAAAAATGTTATAAGAATAGATAGTCCTAGTCTTGGAGTTGAAGATTTTTCATATTTTTTAAAAGATACAAATGGTGCATTTTTCAGACTAGGATGTAGAAATGAAGAAAAAGATATAATATATGATGGACATAGTGATAGATTTGATATAGATGAAGACTCTTTACCAATAGGAGTCGCTATACAAGTTTTAAACGTAATAAAATTTTTAAAATAA
- a CDS encoding MBL fold metallo-hydrolase — protein MSLRFCSIASGSSGNCQYVETDKTKIIIDAGLSGKKIQNGLLSIGADPTKLNGILVTHEHKDHIKGVGILSRRFNIPIYANNNTWEAMKEYLGKLDEQNIRIIGSNNSFEIGDINIDSFSTSHDAADSLGYSLNHKNKKVSIVTDTGIITENIKSKIKDSNLLMLESNHDIQMLKIGSYPYYLKKRILSQDGHLSNEDAGNLISELFLDKFQRIFLGHLSRENNFPELAYQTVVNIMTEKGIKLNKDIQLQVADRHHPTELCIV, from the coding sequence ATGAGTTTAAGATTTTGTTCAATAGCTAGTGGGAGCAGTGGCAATTGTCAATACGTAGAAACAGATAAAACAAAGATAATAATAGATGCTGGATTAAGTGGCAAAAAGATACAAAATGGTTTATTATCAATTGGTGCAGACCCAACAAAATTAAATGGTATACTAGTTACTCATGAACATAAAGACCATATAAAGGGAGTAGGAATATTATCTAGAAGGTTTAATATCCCAATATATGCAAATAATAATACTTGGGAAGCTATGAAAGAGTATTTAGGTAAATTAGACGAACAAAATATTAGAATAATTGGTAGTAACAATAGTTTTGAAATAGGAGATATAAATATAGATAGTTTTAGCACAAGTCATGATGCAGCTGATTCTTTAGGATATAGTTTGAATCATAAAAATAAAAAGGTAAGTATAGTAACGGATACTGGAATAATAACAGAAAATATAAAGTCAAAAATCAAAGATTCAAACTTATTAATGTTGGAATCAAACCATGATATTCAGATGTTAAAAATAGGAAGCTATCCATATTATTTAAAGAAAAGAATACTATCTCAAGATGGTCATTTATCAAATGAAGATGCAGGAAATTTGATATCAGAATTATTTTTAGATAAATTTCAAAGAATATTTTTAGGACATTTAAGTAGAGAAAATAACTTTCCTGAGTTAGCATATCAAACAGTTGTTAATATAATGACTGAAAAGGGTATAAAGCTAAACAAAGACATACAATTACAAGTAGCAGATCGCCATCACCCCACTGAACTTTGTATAGTTTAA
- a CDS encoding S66 peptidase family protein, translated as MIKPKALKKGSTIGLVAPASYALKKDINKSIKFLKGLGFKVKLANNIYSKYYCFAGEDEDRAIGINTMFKDKEVDAIFCIRGGYGVHRILEKIDYEMIKENPKIFMGYSDITALHIAINNNSNLITFHGPMTVSDMKDVLDEFSFKSLEEILMSGKNEIEIINPKDDKIKVLSKGKASGILTGGNLALITGTIGTPYEIDTKDKILFIEDIGEYTFKVDRMLRQIKLAGKLNVLKGIILGDFNNCIKEDDGDQSLMEVFEEMLSPLNIPIVYNIKSGHCTPNITLPLGAKVEIDADNLKLKIIEQVISHE; from the coding sequence ATGATAAAACCAAAAGCTTTAAAAAAAGGTAGCACAATAGGATTAGTTGCTCCAGCAAGTTATGCATTAAAGAAAGATATAAATAAATCTATAAAATTCCTAAAAGGATTAGGATTTAAAGTGAAATTAGCAAATAATATTTATTCGAAATATTATTGTTTTGCAGGAGAAGATGAGGATAGAGCAATAGGAATCAATACTATGTTCAAAGATAAAGAAGTAGATGCTATATTCTGTATAAGAGGTGGATACGGAGTTCATAGAATTCTAGAAAAAATAGATTATGAAATGATAAAAGAAAATCCAAAAATATTTATGGGTTATAGTGATATAACAGCTCTACACATAGCTATAAATAATAATTCTAATTTAATAACATTTCATGGTCCTATGACAGTAAGTGATATGAAAGATGTCCTAGATGAATTTTCATTTAAGTCTTTAGAAGAGATACTTATGAGTGGTAAAAATGAAATAGAAATAATTAATCCAAAGGATGACAAAATTAAAGTATTATCTAAAGGCAAAGCATCTGGAATACTCACTGGAGGAAACTTAGCACTTATAACTGGTACAATAGGAACTCCTTATGAAATAGATACAAAAGATAAAATATTATTTATTGAAGACATTGGAGAATATACATTTAAAGTTGATAGAATGCTAAGACAAATAAAACTTGCAGGGAAATTAAATGTTCTTAAAGGTATAATTTTAGGAGATTTTAATAATTGTATAAAGGAAGATGATGGAGATCAGAGTCTTATGGAAGTGTTTGAGGAGATGTTAAGTCCTTTAAATATTCCTATAGTATATAATATAAAATCAGGACATTGCACTCCAAATATTACATTACCACTTGGAGCAAAAGTAGAAATAGATGCTGATAATTTAAAACTAAAAATAATAGAACAGGTAATAAGTCATGAATAA
- the lysA gene encoding diaminopimelate decarboxylase, whose translation MKTDNKQKHLYIDGCDSISLSKKYGTPLYIVSQRKIEERCIKIKYVFLEKFKNTSAFYASKAFLTMAMCKIIEKQELGLDVVSGGELYTALKAKFPASRILFHGNNKSYEELRLAIENDISRIIVDNIYELKMIEEISSKFHKKTNILFRLTPGVTSITHKHIDTGRKDSKFGIPLEIDTILGAVKVALDSNNINLKGFHFHLGSQLFDNITYLKAIDMAFELIKFLKDEINFITEELNTGGGYGVSYQKKEIEKPLEYFIESIMERVYKNCNKHKLIIPKVSIEPGRWIVAHAGTTLYTIGNIKEISGIRTYASIDGGMTDNPRPSLYGAKYYGEIANKIDQEKKYKVTISGKCCESGDILIEDLDVPKITPGDILAVYSTGAYNFSMASNYNKNIRPAVVLVKDGESEIIVERQNYEDLLRGERLPKEFKTLK comes from the coding sequence ATGAAAACAGATAATAAACAAAAGCATTTATATATTGATGGATGTGATTCTATATCTTTATCAAAAAAATATGGAACTCCACTATACATTGTATCTCAAAGAAAAATAGAAGAAAGATGTATCAAGATAAAATATGTTTTTTTAGAGAAATTTAAAAATACAAGTGCATTTTATGCAAGTAAAGCTTTTTTAACTATGGCCATGTGTAAAATAATAGAAAAACAAGAGTTAGGACTCGATGTTGTGTCAGGAGGTGAATTATATACAGCATTAAAAGCAAAATTTCCTGCTTCGAGGATATTATTTCATGGAAATAATAAGTCATATGAGGAATTAAGGTTAGCTATAGAAAATGACATAAGCAGAATAATTGTTGATAATATATATGAATTAAAAATGATAGAAGAAATATCAAGTAAGTTTCATAAAAAAACAAATATATTATTTAGATTAACTCCAGGAGTTACAAGTATTACCCATAAACATATTGATACTGGAAGAAAGGATTCTAAATTTGGCATTCCACTTGAAATAGATACAATATTGGGAGCAGTAAAAGTAGCTTTAGATTCTAATAATATTAATTTAAAAGGATTTCATTTTCATTTAGGATCACAATTATTTGATAATATAACATATTTAAAAGCAATAGATATGGCATTTGAATTAATAAAATTTTTAAAAGACGAGATTAATTTTATAACTGAAGAATTAAACACTGGAGGTGGATATGGGGTTTCATATCAGAAAAAAGAAATAGAAAAACCATTAGAATATTTTATAGAATCTATAATGGAAAGAGTATATAAAAATTGTAATAAACATAAATTAATTATTCCAAAAGTAAGCATTGAACCTGGAAGGTGGATAGTAGCGCATGCTGGCACTACTTTATATACAATAGGGAATATAAAAGAAATTTCAGGAATTAGAACATATGCATCTATAGATGGTGGAATGACTGATAATCCAAGACCTTCATTATATGGAGCAAAGTACTATGGTGAGATAGCAAATAAAATAGATCAAGAAAAAAAATATAAAGTTACTATTTCAGGCAAATGTTGTGAATCAGGGGATATACTTATAGAAGATTTAGATGTACCTAAAATTACTCCAGGAGATATATTAGCTGTTTATAGTACTGGAGCATATAACTTTTCAATGGCAAGTAATTATAATAAAAATATTAGACCAGCAGTTGTATTGGTAAAAGATGGGGAATCTGAAATAATAGTAGAAAGACAAAATTATGAAGATTTATTAAGGGGAGAAAGATTGCCAAAAGAGTTTAAAACTTTGAAATAA
- a CDS encoding nucleoside recognition domain-containing protein encodes MINIIWFLFIIIGVIVATVTGNIEAVTQAAIDNAELAVELAIGLVGVMALWLGIMKIAEEAGLVQLLGKALRPIMIRLFPEVPDDHPAMGAMIMNMAANVLGLGNAATPLGLKAMNELNKINEDKDTASNAMCTFLAINTSSVTLIPATVIAYRAAAGSANPTEIIGPVIIATLASTIAAIIAVKTLSKLPVFSSTNPMKKKNIVKTK; translated from the coding sequence TTGATAAATATTATTTGGTTTTTATTTATAATAATAGGAGTTATAGTAGCTACAGTCACTGGAAATATAGAAGCTGTAACCCAAGCTGCAATTGATAATGCAGAACTTGCAGTAGAACTAGCAATAGGACTTGTTGGAGTTATGGCACTTTGGCTTGGTATCATGAAAATAGCAGAAGAAGCAGGACTTGTACAACTTCTAGGAAAGGCACTTCGTCCTATAATGATAAGGTTATTTCCAGAAGTACCAGATGATCATCCTGCAATGGGGGCTATGATAATGAATATGGCAGCAAATGTATTGGGACTTGGTAATGCTGCAACACCTCTAGGACTTAAAGCTATGAACGAATTAAATAAAATTAATGAGGATAAGGATACAGCTTCTAATGCAATGTGTACATTTTTAGCTATAAATACTTCTAGTGTAACACTTATTCCAGCAACAGTAATTGCATATAGAGCAGCAGCAGGATCTGCTAATCCAACTGAAATAATAGGCCCAGTTATAATTGCCACACTTGCATCAACTATAGCTGCTATAATAGCAGTTAAGACACTATCAAAATTACCTGTATTTTCATCTACAAATCCAATGAAAAAAAAGAATATAGTAAAAACTAAATAA
- the pepT gene encoding peptidase T has product MEKVQDKFLRYISIDTQSNEKSDTTPSTSIQFDLANLLVKELRELGLSDAHVDENCYVMATLKGNQENTKTIGLISHLDTSPDFKGNNIKSNIVENYDGCDIVLNKEKNIVMKVSDFPYLKDYKGKTLITTDGTTLLGADDKAGIAEIMSTVEYFVNNKDIKHGDIKIAFTPDEEIGSGADKFDVEKFGADFAYTIDGSFLGEIEYENFNAASAQVDVYGTNIHPGTAKHKMKNSILIGMEFQSLLPEFQNPEYTEGYEGFYLLDEFIGGIEKTTMRYIIRDHNMDKFNQKKEFMKKACDFINEKYGKDTIKIEINDSYYNMKEKIEPVIDIVYSVVEAMKKVGVEPKIKAIRGGTDGARLSYMGLPTPNIFTGGFNFHGKFEAIAVEDMEKSVETIVETIKSYA; this is encoded by the coding sequence ATGGAGAAAGTACAAGATAAATTTTTAAGATATATTTCAATAGATACCCAATCAAATGAAAAATCTGATACTACACCTAGTACAAGTATACAATTTGATTTAGCAAATTTATTAGTTAAAGAATTGAGGGAATTAGGGTTAAGTGATGCTCATGTAGATGAAAATTGTTATGTAATGGCTACACTAAAAGGTAATCAAGAAAATACAAAAACAATTGGTCTTATATCACATCTTGATACTAGTCCAGATTTTAAAGGTAATAATATAAAATCAAATATAGTAGAAAATTATGATGGATGCGATATTGTATTAAACAAAGAGAAAAATATAGTAATGAAAGTATCTGACTTTCCATATTTGAAAGATTATAAGGGCAAAACCTTAATAACTACAGATGGAACTACCCTTTTAGGAGCAGACGATAAAGCAGGTATAGCTGAAATAATGTCTACAGTAGAGTATTTTGTTAATAATAAAGATATCAAACATGGTGATATCAAGATAGCATTTACTCCAGATGAAGAAATAGGAAGTGGCGCTGATAAATTTGATGTGGAAAAATTTGGAGCTGATTTTGCTTATACCATAGATGGTAGTTTCTTAGGTGAAATAGAGTATGAAAATTTTAATGCAGCATCTGCCCAAGTAGATGTTTATGGAACAAATATCCATCCAGGAACTGCAAAACATAAGATGAAAAATTCAATACTTATAGGAATGGAATTTCAATCACTTTTACCTGAATTTCAAAATCCCGAATATACTGAAGGTTATGAAGGGTTTTATTTACTAGATGAATTTATTGGTGGAATAGAAAAAACTACCATGAGATATATTATAAGAGATCATAATATGGATAAATTTAATCAGAAAAAGGAATTTATGAAGAAAGCTTGTGATTTTATAAATGAAAAGTATGGAAAAGATACTATTAAAATCGAAATAAATGATTCATATTATAATATGAAAGAAAAGATTGAACCAGTTATAGATATAGTATATTCAGTTGTAGAAGCGATGAAAAAAGTAGGGGTTGAACCTAAAATAAAAGCAATTAGAGGCGGTACAGATGGAGCAAGACTTTCATATATGGGTCTTCCTACACCAAATATATTTACAGGTGGTTTCAATTTTCATGGAAAATTTGAAGCTATTGCAGTTGAAGATATGGAAAAGTCTGTAGAAACAATAGTAGAGACAATAAAATCCTATGCATAG
- the htrA gene encoding serine protease HtrA, producing MSDEYNNNEHNNDEYTNEEYNNEIKQEKREWHSPMGPTKEKQVIYKEKKSKGGFFSYMLVALVAALIGGFVVAYVAPTYLYGNIIPYPETNDGNTNKTGNETIKINTKDDINTVSAVAKKAMDSVVGITTTTTQQNFFGNEVPLQGVGSGVIVDSNGYILTNSHVIDGGNADKITVQFADGSKTNANVLWQDSTLDLAIIKVNETNLPAAELGNSDELIVGEQAIAIGNPLGLQFQRTVTSGVISGLDRTISSENVMMENLIQTDASINPGNSGGALLNSEGKVIGINTAKIQSAEGLGFSVPINIAKPIIEQVLSDGEFKMAFIGINGLEVDKYEKALGLDIQAEKGFVVIEVVPNSPASKSGLQQNDVLTKIGDTEITGFSTLRKALYNYKPGDSAEMEIIRNGKTEKINIKFDKAPDE from the coding sequence ATGAGTGATGAATATAACAATAATGAACATAACAATGATGAATACACCAACGAAGAATATAACAATGAAATTAAACAAGAAAAAAGAGAATGGCACAGTCCAATGGGTCCTACTAAAGAAAAACAAGTAATATATAAAGAGAAGAAAAGTAAAGGTGGATTTTTTTCTTATATGTTAGTAGCTTTAGTGGCAGCTCTTATTGGAGGATTTGTTGTAGCATATGTTGCTCCAACATATTTATATGGCAACATTATACCTTATCCTGAAACAAATGATGGTAATACAAATAAAACAGGAAATGAAACTATAAAAATAAATACCAAAGATGATATTAATACTGTTTCAGCAGTAGCAAAAAAAGCAATGGATTCAGTAGTAGGGATTACAACTACAACTACCCAACAAAATTTCTTTGGAAATGAAGTACCACTTCAAGGTGTAGGATCAGGAGTAATAGTTGATAGTAATGGATATATTCTTACAAATTCTCATGTAATAGATGGTGGTAATGCAGATAAAATAACAGTTCAATTTGCAGATGGTTCAAAAACTAATGCAAATGTATTATGGCAAGATTCAACACTTGACCTTGCTATTATAAAGGTTAATGAAACTAATTTACCGGCAGCAGAGTTAGGAAATTCAGATGAACTTATAGTAGGAGAGCAAGCAATAGCAATAGGAAATCCATTAGGACTTCAATTTCAAAGAACAGTAACTTCTGGAGTAATAAGTGGTTTAGATAGAACTATATCTTCTGAAAATGTAATGATGGAAAATTTAATTCAGACAGATGCATCAATTAACCCTGGAAATAGTGGTGGTGCATTATTAAATAGTGAAGGAAAAGTAATAGGAATTAACACAGCTAAAATTCAATCAGCAGAAGGACTAGGTTTTTCTGTACCTATAAATATAGCAAAACCTATAATAGAACAAGTACTTTCTGATGGAGAATTTAAGATGGCTTTTATAGGAATAAATGGATTAGAAGTAGATAAATATGAAAAAGCTTTAGGATTAGATATACAAGCTGAAAAAGGATTTGTAGTTATAGAAGTAGTTCCTAATTCACCTGCTTCAAAGTCAGGGCTTCAACAAAATGATGTATTAACTAAAATCGGTGATACTGAAATTACTGGATTTTCAACACTTAGGAAAGCTCTATATAATTATAAACCAGGCGATAGTGCAGAAATGGAAATAA
- a CDS encoding UDP-N-acetylglucosamine 1-carboxyvinyltransferase, which translates to MDKFIIQGGKKLKGEVNISGFKNAILGLIPATLLANDKCIITNVPMISDVYILADIMKKLGADVFLNEKNNSIEIDTSTVNECKASYDMAKSLRASYYLLGAGLGRFGKSEVAYPGGCDIGSRPIDLHIKGFEALGSSFKVEHGIMNCEADKLIGTNIYMDVTSVGATINIMLAGVKAEGKTVIENAAKEPHIVDVANFLNAMGADVRGAGTDVIRINGVKELHGCTYSVIPDQIEAGTYLVAAAATEGDVVVKNVIPKHLESITAKLKELGVEITEYDDSIRVKGNKKLNSINIKTLPYPGFPTDLQQPLSVLLTKANGTSIVTESIFEGRFKYVDELKRMGANIKVDGRTAIIRGATPLSSTKITATDLRAGAACVIAGLMADGETEVHNIRHVERGYENIVDKLKAIGADIKKVSE; encoded by the coding sequence ATGGATAAATTTATAATTCAAGGTGGAAAAAAATTAAAAGGCGAAGTAAATATAAGTGGGTTTAAAAATGCTATTTTAGGATTGATACCTGCAACATTGTTAGCAAATGATAAATGTATTATTACAAATGTACCTATGATAAGTGATGTATATATATTAGCAGATATTATGAAAAAGTTAGGTGCAGATGTATTTTTAAATGAAAAAAATAACAGTATAGAAATAGATACATCTACAGTAAATGAGTGTAAAGCATCTTATGATATGGCCAAGAGTCTTAGGGCATCATATTACTTATTAGGTGCAGGGCTTGGTAGATTTGGAAAATCTGAAGTAGCATATCCTGGAGGTTGTGATATTGGTTCACGTCCAATAGACTTGCATATAAAGGGATTTGAAGCTTTAGGTAGTAGCTTTAAAGTTGAACATGGTATAATGAATTGTGAAGCAGATAAATTAATTGGAACTAATATTTATATGGATGTTACTAGTGTAGGAGCTACTATAAATATTATGCTTGCAGGTGTAAAGGCTGAAGGAAAAACTGTTATAGAGAATGCAGCAAAAGAACCACATATTGTAGATGTGGCTAACTTTTTAAATGCAATGGGTGCTGATGTTCGAGGTGCTGGAACAGATGTTATAAGAATAAATGGAGTTAAAGAACTTCATGGTTGCACATATAGTGTTATTCCAGATCAGATAGAAGCAGGAACTTATCTAGTTGCAGCAGCTGCAACAGAAGGAGATGTCGTTGTTAAAAATGTAATACCAAAGCATTTAGAATCAATTACTGCTAAACTTAAGGAGTTAGGTGTAGAGATAACAGAATATGATGATTCAATAAGAGTTAAAGGAAATAAGAAATTAAATAGTATAAATATAAAAACATTACCATATCCAGGTTTCCCTACAGACCTTCAACAACCACTATCTGTTTTACTTACAAAAGCTAATGGAACAAGCATAGTAACAGAAAGTATATTTGAAGGCAGATTTAAGTATGTAGATGAATTAAAAAGAATGGGTGCTAATATAAAAGTAGATGGAAGAACAGCTATAATAAGAGGAGCTACACCTTTAAGTAGTACTAAGATAACAGCTACAGATTTAAGAGCTGGAGCAGCATGTGTTATAGCAGGGCTTATGGCTGATGGTGAAACTGAAGTTCATAATATAAGACATGTAGAAAGAGGATATGAAAATATAGTAGATAAATTGAAAGCTATAGGAGCAGATATTAAAAAGGTATCAGAATAA
- a CDS encoding spore maturation protein, translating into MFVKIMETISIYAIPFILLFIPAYGFFRKVKVYESFTEGAKEGFSTAIKIIPYLVAMLVAIGIFRASGAMELFTKALSPVTKLIGMPGDVLPMALMRPLSGGGASGVMNSLFEAHGPDSIIGRMASIMMGSTETTFYVLAVYFGAVSIRKTRHALPAGLIADAVGIITAVVVTNLMF; encoded by the coding sequence ATGTTTGTTAAAATAATGGAAACAATTTCTATATATGCAATACCTTTTATTTTGCTTTTTATACCAGCCTATGGATTTTTTAGAAAAGTAAAAGTATATGAATCATTTACTGAAGGAGCAAAAGAAGGTTTTTCTACTGCAATTAAAATAATACCTTATTTAGTAGCAATGCTTGTAGCAATAGGAATATTCAGAGCATCAGGAGCAATGGAACTATTTACAAAAGCATTAAGCCCAGTAACTAAACTTATAGGGATGCCAGGAGATGTATTACCTATGGCACTTATGAGACCACTATCCGGTGGAGGAGCTTCAGGAGTAATGAATAGTTTATTTGAAGCACATGGACCAGATTCTATTATAGGTAGAATGGCTTCTATTATGATGGGTTCCACTGAGACTACATTTTATGTGCTTGCAGTATACTTTGGTGCAGTTTCTATAAGAAAAACCAGACATGCGTTACCAGCAGGGTTGATAGCAGATGCAGTAGGTATAATAACAGCAGTAGTGGTAACAAATTTAATGTTTTAA